The Methanobrevibacter millerae genome includes the window TCTTTCCAATCAAAACTTAAACCTGCTGGCTTTGATTTTGGATTTAGGGTCATTAATGAAATTTTAAGGTTTATGGTTGTTGCCTGGAGATATGAAAATTCGCCAGATAATTGGGATAATTGGCAGAGATATTTTGATGCTCAAATTAAGCAAAAAATACTTCCTAAACTTCATGGATCTCAAAAAGCTATTGGTAATGTATTGAATGATTTATTTAACTCATGTTTGATTAATTCAGATAATAATGAACAAGCAAAATTATTTGATTTATCTGAAAATAATTGTAAATATTATACTTCAGCTTTAAAGCTTCAAAACATGGCTAAAGTATTGTCTGATCAAAGATATGTTTCATTTATTAATTAGATTTCAATGATTGAACAAAAGGTTATTATTCATTTAAAAGATGAGTTTTCAAATGATATTGGGACTTTAACTGTTAGTTCTATTGATTATAGGAATGATTATGGATCATTCTATCAAATATCTGATTCAATGGTCTTGGAAAATATTGATTTGGTTGATGAAGCGGATAATTTAACTCCTATTCAATATTATAATAAAGAATCTTCTCAATTTGCACATTTGATGCTTTTGGAAGAAACAGAATATCAAGTTTTATTCGAATCCGATGATATTAATGCTACTTATGATGTTTTATATTCCTTGAATAAAATTAATAAAAGTCATTTTAAAAAGTTTAGATTTGATTTAGGTAATGATAATAAATTTAAACTTGCAGGAACATTAAACTTTAGAAGTTATGTAGGTAAATCATTTTTAGATGTTAAAAAAGGTAATCTGAAATCAATTCCAATACCTATTGAGGTCAGGTCTAAAAAAATTGATTATTTTAATCAATATTCGGCAATGATTGCTGATTTATCACAACATGCATTAAGTTTAATTTTTGAAGTTAATTCACCATTATATCAAGAATTTGAATTGACTGATAGCGAAAAATTAACTTATTATGAAGATTTCATGTTTTTAGAATATTTGTTTAGACAAGATAATTTACCTTCGGTTTTTGAGTATTTATCAAAAAACTTACATTCTCAATTGATAAATCATGATGAAAGTATTCCTATTTCTTTAGCCAATAATTTAAATTCATCTTCTTTAAACAATATCGTTTCAAGACCAAATAAACTATTTAAAATAGATTCTCCAATCAAAATGGCTGAAAAGTTAAATGGTTACTTGCCGTATACAATTAATCAGACTAAACATGAAGATTCAATTGACACTCCTGAAAATCAATTTTTAAAATATTTTTTGAAAATGCTTCAAAATTTAGTTCAAAAATTATTGTTTAGTTCTAAAAAAGGTTATATTCAGGATAAATTAAAATATTTCAATGAAGAAGTTAGTTATTACTTGTCTTATAAATTTTTTAATCAAATCTCAACAATGGAATATGTACCGTTTAATTCTCAGGTATTGCAGAAAAAAG containing:
- a CDS encoding DUF2357 domain-containing protein, whose translation is MIEQKVIIHLKDEFSNDIGTLTVSSIDYRNDYGSFYQISDSMVLENIDLVDEADNLTPIQYYNKESSQFAHLMLLEETEYQVLFESDDINATYDVLYSLNKINKSHFKKFRFDLGNDNKFKLAGTLNFRSYVGKSFLDVKKGNLKSIPIPIEVRSKKIDYFNQYSAMIADLSQHALSLIFEVNSPLYQEFELTDSEKLTYYEDFMFLEYLFRQDNLPSVFEYLSKNLHSQLINHDESIPISLANNLNSSSLNNIVSRPNKLFKIDSPIKMAEKLNGYLPYTINQTKHEDSIDTPENQFLKYFLKMLQNLVQKLLFSSKKGYIQDKLKYFNEEVSYYLSYKFFNQISTMEYVPFNSQVLQKKEGYRDIFQYFLMLEFSFRLSWDELNNKFKGFEKRLSELYEYWCYFEILKVLNDLSITKINFEDVFEVNKTNWKVNVIKGKRSSKKFKLNVRGHEVNIELFYNLTFSDKSDYRSYSLAFKPDYTLLITTPVKQHFIHFDAKYRSELEIIDFYEKIGEKSNSEIEKEIDKRDALEEKEYVFKDADIYKMHTYKDSILLSSGAYVLYPGTKSQYFLQEDLVIPSVGAFSLTPGNTEIEEDNLTKFIKIVIETLLFQDGLIIKEWVSSN